A window of Anabas testudineus chromosome 7, fAnaTes1.2, whole genome shotgun sequence genomic DNA:
GTCTGGCGTGTAAGTGGAACAGTGTCTAACAGTGTGTGAGTTAACAGAATTGTAGCTGAAGAGAAAGTGATACTAAGAAGACCGGCAGCACTGAGTAGTAAATTGTACCTGTCCTGTACAGGGAATTACTGTGCATCGTTGCTGTACTAACACTCTGCGGTTACGTGCTCTTTCAGCAAGATTTTAGCTCTTAAACTTTCAGAGCATAACCCAGGATCTTATTGGGATCATTTAGAATATTCTAGGCTTGGGACATCTTTATAAAGCACTGTGCAGGGACCTTTAACTCCTTATTACTGGTTAAGCTCTGCATGACTCGTGATCACAATTCGAAGCCTGAAGGCAAAACTGTGAACTccttaaaaaacatgtttaattgtACAATGttaaatacaatatgtataGAAGGTACTTTCTCTAATCTTGGTCAAAACTGTGGGCATTCATAACATAATACTCACTGACAATTTTGAACCAACTCTcattaaatatgcataaaaatatAACGATAAGCCGGAGGCCGTGTCTTTTTAACCAAATTAGTTTCACAGCCTTGATGGTGGTGCCGCTCTGTTCGTGCAGATGAAGTTTAATCtcagaggagagataacagctTCTAACTAAGTACTGAGACGGAAAGTCTTTACATAGAAACAGCGAAGACACGTTAACTGCTACCTGCTCGCAAGTGGAACATGAGCTCGCTAGAACAAACGGTCTCACAAgagcagtttgttgtgtttaagtGTTGAGGGTGTGCACAAGAAAATAGAGGCGCTGCTATTTTCTCATGCTGCTTGCTGCTTTAATGAATACGTTTCTGAGTTGAGTTGCATTTCAGTATTTGTTGATGTATACAGACCAGAGGCAAAGCATTACATATAGAGACCACTGAAAGCCCTGTGTTGATTGACCTATTTAGGGAAGCAGTGGGTATGTCTGGAGGTCATCTTTGCATTTAGCACTGTGCAAAGTGCCTTAATGGCTTCGGGAATGGGAATGGCCTGGGAATGGCCTGGGAATACACAATCTGATCAGACACTCACAGTGCGAGCGGTCAGACAAGATATAATCACAGTGCTGACAACATAGGAACCACAGATGTAGATTTTAAGACAGAggatttttaaatattacataaacTATGTTCATGCAAAGAATTTATTGCCTCAGGCTTCAGGTTCAGTAGGATGACTGTAGTGGTGGGTGCTGTGGAAAGACGTGGGACATGGTATCATAAATGACGACTCCGGATTGACTTTCTACTACATGGCTGTGTTTATGGGTATATGTGTATCAGCAGCGAGGGGGGTGGGGAGGCACAGCGGGGGAGGTGGCTGCTGTGGTGCAGTGATCTCACTCATAAATGATTTATGCTTGATGGACTGCCGTGGCTACAAGGCCAGCAGATAAGAGTGATCGTCTCAGTAAGTAATGGCAGTAATACCAAAAAATGATGTGTCGGTATACTACTGAGACCTGGGTGACACCATCAGCAGCCCCCGGGGGGAATTAGGAGCTGCCTGGGGAGGTGGAGCGGCATTAGAGATAGATGGGCTGTCAAATGCGACTGGCCATGCAGCACAACTCTCTcaccagctctctctctctctctctctcacacataaacaccCAGCCTCTCtgtacactgaaaacagaaagatgagcatgggatttttttcattttgcaatTGCCACAAGCGGATTGAATGCTACAACATGTGACTGTGAGGTTCAATAGGAGCATTTGTTCCCTGCTTCCAGCGCAGTTTGTAGGACTCTTGATGTTATGACTCTCATAAATctcaatagaaaaaaaaaaacaaaaagcagctaGTGACGCATTCATTCAGAGGATGTTGTCATCATGGGCAGccagaaagaaacagatgtAAATCGAATGCTGCATCAAACTCGAGGGGAAATGTGAACACTAGCAGTGTGGATTATCAGGTGCAGAGCAGTCTAAGTGGCAAAAGGATCAGACTCTGGAATATTAACCAGACGGATGAACAAATCATGTGCTTCAGCTTATCTTTCACTAAGGACTTGGACGACCCACCCTGACCCGCACGCACATACCACCTATAAATCTTGAAAACATGTGAACGAAGaacataaagatgaaaaaaaaaagcatttatttcattatataaaAGGCAgtgaatttatttgttttgtcctgTGCGTGTTTGTCGTTACAGCACCTTCGTATTTGTCAGAATGAGGCTTAGCTGAGGCAAGCAGGCCTGCTAAAGCTGTACTTGAAATCACTGACACCACAGTTACTTTATACTGGGAGGAATGTGCAGTGCGCTCAGGTTGCAtaacactttctttctttctttctttctttctttctttctttctttctagaCTTCAGTATTACTCCATGCAGGGACCACCCCCATCTTTAATGCTTAtatctcacactctctctctctcgtagCCTTTCATTCGATTAAAGTGACCATTTGTCAATCCAGTTCCCAAATTAAGCTCAGCCAATAACAACTTCAAAATCCcaaggagggatggaggagtgTTAAGCTTTGAATATCTCTACCCGTCAAAACAGGtctatgtgttttttaaagtttttgatATCCTAACAGTTTGTTCCATGATCCATGTGAGATAAAGTGTAAAGAATGAATTACTTTCAAAAAAGCCACAGATGTTAACATATCCAGCTCACTACAAGAACAGATTTCACCCAGGCTTCAACTGAAGTGAATGTGTGACTAGTGACTATTCTTTGGTGCTGCACTGTCTGCACCTTTAGGGCGAGACCTACGGTAACACATCATAAGACAATTTGATCTGGGATTTCCAGCCCTGAAGTCTCCAGTTCTCCCAAGACTACACCTTCACAGGCTGAGTACACCCTTGAAAGGAAGTGGTCCCTGAACTGAGACCCATTTTCTCATTCCTGGATCCTGTTATGCAGTGGTGAGAGTAGCAACACCGCGACTCTGTCTCAGGGCAGTCGTCAGCAAAATGGGCTTGAGATATAAGACGTTGCTTGAACCAGTTTTTGCACACAGCAGCCCTACTTACTTATTGATTCTGGTTCTCTTTtcaaataatataatactgtatactgcCCATCTCTGTTTAAAACGAGgccatgatgtgtttttgtgccctcatagacatacagtatatcttgtAAATCGGTGTGGAACCAGCAGATTTGAGGCCATTTTCTACTTCCTCTCTCATACACCACGTCTTTAAACATTCTGCTTACGAAGCAACAGCCAGGCCGTTCCCTGTTCTGTGACGCACCTACACTAAGTCCCATCATGTGACCTGTATTTTATAACCTACATTAGGGTAAAACAGAAGCCAATGGAGGAATAGGCTGACTCATTTATTAGCAGAGCTCTTTCATCAGAGTTTGTGCTCAACGACCCTCGAACAAGCTTGTCTCGAACGTCAATGTCACCCACTCGAGGGCAGCCTGAGTTCAACCTTGCTGTTTTTCATTATGCAACAATGTGGACTTCCTCTAAAATTCTGAAACGTATACTATAAAGGAGTTTGCAAAAAACATTAGACTAGAAGACTGAAAATACGCACTATTTTACTTGATGAGTCAAACAGCCAAATGAGAACCGTGGTGGTTAATAACCCATGTTGAAAGCAAGGGATTCCCCTGTGGTGCATGTGAACACCATCTGGGTCTCACACAGAGCACGGTAGTAATGTAACCTTTGCTAATTAGCATGTAGACCTCCTACACGTCTTCCACAGCAGAGTGGTAGGAAACGCAGGGGTTATCTGGATGAGTCAGGCCTTTCACATACATGTTTTTCTCCCACACAGGCGCAGACAGAGCTATGCAGCGGAGCGTGGGTTGGGCACGTCCACTGGCTATCTGAACTTGAGTAGCAaaatatgattttgtgttaaagagacagagactaAGAAGGAgcggcagagaggagagagagagagagagagagagagagagagagagagagagagagacacagtcaGAGATTAGGAGAGATTCCCATAAGGCCAGCAGGCAAAAGTTTACGTAAGCTGCATAGTTTCGTTAGTGTCATCAGGAGCCTGGTCACCGCtgcaacatcatcatcatctatttGTTTTATGCTTCTCACTCTTAGTAGATTAATGGCTGCTGCATGATTGTGGACATTAACATGGCAACACGGTGGCAAGGGGGTTTTGGCAGGTTGAGGCCATTGTCTAAGGCCTTTCTCATACTGATTTAAAACTTCCACTCATTCATTTGAATCAGATCAGACCACTTATGAACTATGAGTGTCAACGCAGAGGGCTCCAGAAAAGACATTAAGCACAAATGATTCGAAACTGGCTCAACCTCTGCTGCAACACGTCGCAACGTCGTCTGCCAAGATGCTGCACTGGCCAGTGAAATGCAAGTGCACATTACTGCTGGGTTACTTCTTTCACTCGATAATAATTGTGATAAAGGATAAAATAACTGCCCAGAGGTTTTAAATTACGTGTTGTAGAGTTAGAAACTGTGGCACCATGCTTTGGTATATTTTgctttactgtactgtgatCCCAACCTGTTATTAGTACTGAATGAAAACCCTCAGTGCACCACAGTGTGTGCAGTGTATATGAAATATTGGGCAGAGCAGCTGTTTGTGGGACATTAGTGGGAATTACTTTATTGAATTAGTAAGATGGCATCAGGATATGCTGCACATCATGATCATAATAAGAGCAAGAATAAAGACAATGATCCAGATGATTTCGTATTTCTTTTCAAGCTTTTCCACTATATACAGACAACTGTGTTGCAGTTACCGCAGCAGCTTTTGAAATTTCCACCAGTGAGAATGTGACAGAGTGGTTTCCTGCCTCTACAGACAGCTTGAATTACAAAATAAAGGGCGCTTCCAGCGCTGTGTAAGAGTGACTTATAGACTGACTAGCTGAGAGATGGAGATGTCTGAAGAGAGAGACTGAATGACACACATATGCCCCTTTTGGTTTTCATACAGAAGAAAAGTGGTGTTCAAAGACTGTGCAGGGGGATATAGTGAGGTGAATGCTGTGCAGGGTAGATCCATCTACTGGCATCATGTAAACATATTAGTCATGATAACTTGTTACACAAACAGGGTGACAAACCCAACATAACCGGAATACATAGAGCTAAATGCGCACAAGTGAACCCATCTGGAATTTATGTGAATATGTTCAATTTCAGAAGTTACAGAagcatgcgtgcacacacacacacacacacacacacacacacacacacacacacacacacacacacacacacacacacacatacacatacacatacacatacacatacacatacacatacacatacacatacacatacacatacacatactggaGCTATGAGTCAAAGTGTCAGCTCATGGAGCCCAATGGGAGAAGGCACAATGTGGCCTCAGGATGTAGCACAGTTACACAACCAGAGTTGGTCAGCTTGGCAGAGGTTACGACCTGAGGACAGACTTATTGTCatacactgaaaaaataaagaaaaaaaaaaaaggctcagtATGTCATATGTTGCTCTCTTCAGTGGTTTGCAATGTCTGCAACTCTGGATCCTTTTCTTGATCCCTTCTCCCTATAAATATTATTCtataaacaaaaagaaaggatTAGCTTCCTACCATAGTCGCGTGACTAAGTGGCATGTTGACAAGTGCTTGCCTAACTGTCAAACCATAAAAAAATGCCAACACCCTGAAAgccaacaacaactacaacaattGGATACCTGaagaagagataaagagaaggAAACCGCCAAGGTCGTGCTTTGAAAAGATGCTGGCTTTTGGGCAGGTTTTGTCATTTCCAATAAATTATTACTACAAACTTCAGCCACAGAACATATTGAGGCAAATATGTGGTAAATCACAGACAGTTACTGATGTGATGCAACCTGCACAAATGGCCCTGAAACAGCATGCGAGTCTGAAAGTGACCACTAGAGGTCAAACTAACATCATGagaatattttctttgtcatgcaaaaagtcagaaaaggctgactgaaaagaaaataggAAAAGAGCGTTAAAGACTTTAGTCTAAATTTAAAAattctataataatataatatttcacGTATAGGAGACTCTGCATTATGACATGTACGCTTGTTTAAATAGGTTGGAGGCAGCTTGTTTACTTAAAGAGGAATTGTTGTAAAAACAAGAGTTAGTATATTTACAGAttcaaatctaaatctaaatctaaatctaaatctaagtCTAAGTCTAAGTCTAAATATCTTATTTAGATTTTTGGCATATCGACATTAAAAACGTGTAAACTGATAAATATACTTGACAGATAACCGCAAAGTGAAAAGCCTGCAGCTAACTGTGGTAAATGACTGGACTTGTTCCCCATGTCATAAATCTAACATGGAGTCTACCTCTGGAGAGTACACTGGCTTGCGGTTTAGAAACAAACCTGTTACAAGCTTTGGAAGCTGTTTTGTCTTTAGTTCCTTGAAACCGTTGGAAAAGTGTAACATGCAAAATCCAAAAAGCTTTATATATTCCTTCTTATCAGGAACAACTGAATTTTATAGCACAATGCTGCATTAAAAGACAACTCAAATGaatgtttctatgtgtgtgtcttatttgtttgttgGTCAGCGGAGACAGACAACTCACAGAGGGTGTTGGACAATGAATCTGCCCAGCACCTGAAGCTGAGGGACAGGCAGCGCTTTTTTGAAGAGGTCTACCAGCATGACATGGACAACTACTTGCCGTCTGCTCACTTGCAGATCGACTGCAGGAAGCGTGAGTGACTGTCTGATCTATTATGGCATCCTGGATGGAAGCAGTAGAGGAATCAAaccttaattaaaaaataactaaagtaaaaatgtgGTTGTGGGATATTTTCAAGCTTACTCACTAAACAGATTACACCTTGCCTTGGTCTGAATGTATGTTTTGATATATACAGCgtgtttttatgttatatgTGATGTTCTGTCTTTATGTAAAGCCCCCATGGGCAGTATCTCATCTATGGAGGTGAATGTGGATGTCCTGGAGCAGATGGATCTGATGGACGTATCAGACCAGGAGGCTCTCGATGTGTTTCTAAACTCTGGAGCAGACGAGGGAGCACTGGCCTCCCCGCTACCAGGTGCACTGATTATATAGGCCACAAACTGCCTTTAGCCGCCGATCTCATATTTGTGCCTCATCCCTGTGCATGCAAAGGGATTATTTGTGGAGTTTTCTTTGCAAATACATTCATTACAACTTGTAAAGTAACACTTATCACAACATAATCACTatgtttggggggggggggggggggggactctCGTCTGGGTTCAGCCAATTAATTTTTGCCATTGTCACGTCTTTGCATGCTGCAAACTCACTCAGAAATGTACCACTTGCTCAGCATCTTTGCTCTGTGTAGACTTTCATGGGGGTAATAACtaacaaactaattaaagtaaaataagtaaaatgtcCCATTGCACGCTCAGAAATGAGACTCAGACACATAAGTCAATTCTTGTACTTGTAATTTCACATGTCTGTTTCACAAAAGTAAGCATTATAATAGCTTTGCgatttaatctttaaaaagagGCACAACAAACTTGTAAGATAAGGATTTATGACACCATTTAAGTGATTTTCTGTTAGAACGGCAATGGATCAAACTCCAACTCTAAAGAATGACTGAAAGTATGAACGCTTGTGTTGATCTCTTGCAATCTACTTTAGTTTAACTATTTAtggacaaagaaaataacaggGAGAGTCATACGAATGCTTCTGGTGATTTGCATATTGTGGTTGGAAGGTGTACAGTGTCTTGTGTAACTGCACCATTACAAAAGCTCCCAGGTTACTTTGGATTGTGGAGTATGTGATTTGTTTCAAACTGGCAGCCTGTCAAATGCATTTTTCAAGCCGACATGTGAGCTGGTACAATAAAGTGTGTGCAGTATTCACCCAGTCCACCCATATACATTGTTTGTGAACAATGCAGGTGCACCCAAACTTAAGTGTCTGCACAACAGGCACAAACAAGTTCTAACAGTTTCTGTTTACAGATgttgaggatgaagatgaagatgaggaagaggaagatgccGAGGTTGTCTACAGAGAGCGGGCGCCTTTGAAAAGGCAAAATGAAGTCTGCCGCGGCTCAAAGTCTCGCATGTCCTCCTCATCATCTGGTTCCAGCGATACCAGCGGCGGTGGGGCGGACACACCGGTGATCCAGTCGGACGATGAAGAAGTCCACGCCgacactctgctgctgacctcTGTTCCCCAAACCAGGGatgaagaaacagaggaggaagatgaggaagaaagaTGCCTTGCCACTTAAGCCACATAAAGACTCTTTGGAGGAGTCTTTCCATACAGAGAGTGTAAAATAGTGTGAgatctctctctatgtctctgtctctctaaaTGTGAATTCCTTTCTTTCAGGGCAAACTCTAGCATGGTTGAACCCGGCTTTTTCGATTTCTgtctttcaaatgtaaaaaaaacaaaacaaaaaacaatttaaagcaACTCTATTTTCCTAGTAGATGTTAAATACTCATTGCTTGTTGACATTCTTGGCAATGGTGTCTCTGTCTGAGATTATATGCAAATGAAATGAGTCATCTCACTCCCATGCGCTAACATGTTCTGGCTCAGATAAAACTATTGTCagtttaggttttgtttttcttactgcCAGAGGGAAACCTTCCTCTCGCCTGGTTTGTGTCTTGGAAAGCACCGGTGCCAAACAGCCATGTGAAATAGGAAGACTGCAGTACATCTTCACTGACAGACTTTCTGGGTAAATcacatatacacaaaaaaagGGAAATCCAAGgcaccttttctttttactacATCAGAACTATCAGTGCCTTGGATTTTACTCTTCTTTACtgacatttagaaaacacaagACCCCACCCCATTAAGGGTTGCATCAACAAAAAGATGTCCAAGCTTGATATCAACCTGAAAAAAGACTGACCTGTTAAGGGTTTACACTGCATCCATCAAATGAGCGAACTGGAGCCTTTCTAATCTTAGTAAATCACGAATACACAAATCTGATGAGTGACTTGGGTCACATCAAACTGCAGTACGCTCCAGTGTTTACTCTGTTGTTCCTTGATGACGTTTCTCCTGTTGTCTGCTGAGGAAACATGACTTTGTGTTGAGCATTTACATTAAGGCCTCAAACTGACAGCCTTTAGCTGTAGGACCAGAAGGGCAGTCTGGGTTGATTGAGTTCATAGGCAAAGTGCAAAACATGCAGTTTAAGTGCTGGGATCACGCATCTTCCTCTTGTGTTCTCAGACAGTCAGCACACGAGCAGAGACGAGGCACAGTAAGCAAAACCCAACAACGAGTTACATTTCTTCAACGTTATCTCTGACAGTCTGCATGTGCAAACTATTTACAATATCACGAATGGACCTGTGATTATGAATGCatgccattttgtttttgttactttatgttttttgattCTTTAACCACAAATTGTTGCATTACTGAACTATGCAGGCGCCTACACTTAAAAACCAAGGTAATGATCAGGTCACTCTTCTACGCTATATGGGGTTGGGGAGTGACGTGTCGTGAAGAGTGAGTGATGACAAAGCTGacaaagatgtgtttgtgtaggtgtgtgtgtgagtacatgggtgtgtatgtgtgtgtgaaggtgtggaGGTCAATGTTATGGTGTAAAAAATACTCCCCCGTTGAGCCTATAGCTACTCTCAAAACTTTTTACAGTGTTAACCATGATGTGTATCTATTCCCTGTTTGGATATCTTGCtatgaactaaataaaaataaagcgGTGGGTAAATCTGTTGGATTTAATGTCCATTCGACTGGCTTCTCGCTCACTTGCTCCCTCATCACTGACAATGAAGCGCTTATAGAAAGGACTCTAATCTAGGCCAGTAGGAAGAGGAGCACTGTTAGCAAATCCAGCGTCAGTGTTCACACTGTTTTACATGATATACTGTGAGCATAACTGTTAAAAGTGACAGATGACAAGCTGAGCACTCTGTATCGCACATTTTAGGAGCGGTTCATAAAACCTAATGTTGTGTTCACCAGTGCGAGGAACATCCCCCACAGGGAAAATGCAAATGTGCTGCACATGCATGCTACCtgttgttcctctctctctgtctctgtctctcttctcatGCACATAAAGCTTACTAGTTCTACCAGTCTGACAAGTTTGCCTGCAGTTTACTTTCAGTCCCTAACTGCATTTTCTAATATACAGTTGTTAGCGATTGGCTGGTTTGTTTGACCTTCATTAAGTCAAGGACAAGTGTTGACTGAGGACTTGCCTACACTAAATTGGTGCCAAGCTGATGTCTCTGTATTGCACATTTAAGATATGGTGCTGTGCCCTCTCTTGATTTTCCCCTCAGCAATGAGTTTGCACATCGTGACTCCATGAACCGGGCATTCCTGCGCTTTGAGCGACACACTAATGCTTAAATGTGATAGAAACTCCCCCGGCACAATGAGGAAAACAGCGAGACAAACTGAAACCCGCTGTACAATCCTCAGTGTGTCATAAATTTCTACTACTGCCACAACCACACAAAGTATGAGACATGACAAGATTATTGGCTAAAGCTTATCATCAAGAAATCACTTAGCCCCTATGTGGCAGGTCCCATGACCTTTgcctaatatatatatatatatatatacatatattttttatttttattattttttttaaataggtcACAGTACAAATTCAACCTTCAAGTGTTCCTCCCTGCGCCAAGCTCATTCCAGCAATTCCTAATTCAAGCAATTTCTAGTCCTGAGAGATTTCAAATCCAGACATGTTTTCTCCCTCAGGTTATTCTGTTTCTCAGTTCCTGAAGATGTATAGAACAACTTACTGGATCGtctttttaccttttcattttgtcaatCATTCAGTTTACAAAACACCGCCAGTATCAGGGTGTCAACTCACCTTGctttcctctgtcctctgtcctctgtcctctaaGACAGACACTAATGTCCTTCTAAAGCTTGAGCAGATCACTCTTTCTGTACCTCCCACCAAAGCTTGAACAAACCATCATTTCTGAACTTGTTAAAATTAAATCCCACAgtgaatttatttatacagttcATCAAACGTTGGGTTTACATTCTACATGCTTATCAGGCAGAGTCAACCCTTCACTCAATCACTGTAAAAACAGCGCTCTTACAAACACTATCAGCGTAAGTTGACAGAATCCCGATCGGTTACACCTTCTCTTATTATTatgctttcactttttttacTGAGTAGGTGAAATTGACGTTGCAATGATAAAACCATCCTCTCAATCTAGGAATCCTATCACTGCAGCCCactgtgaaactgtaaaaagcCCAACAACCTTTCACAAGTTTGAATAAGTATAAAATAATGTGGCAACAAGCACCGAGCACCACAATTGGTTTCTccagaaggaagaaaaaatcaTTTGTAGGACCGAGTTGCAAAATGCCAGAAAGACACGGTGCAAACCAGGTGACCAACGTAGTAACATTCACGGTACTTTACAAACAAATAGCGTGCTTTAttcaagagaaaaacaattacctcaacaaaacacaatctaCTTATTCCTGCCATTCAAACAGGTGACTAATAGATAATTAGTGCCGTACCGTCATAgagtgtcaaaataaaagaatccGAAGATGACCTGAGGCGAAAATATTAAAGAAGGAGGTAAGGTAGCTCTGCTGTGCATTTACCTGCCAagagttttatttcattctcctcacaacagctgttgagtcaaaatgaaataaaactttattatcgttgcaaacaaacacactcgaGATAATGACAGAGCAGGTGTGCAGTTTTCCTGGGAAAACTAGAACATGTTTCTGCTTAATTAAAATGGAGTTAGATACATATATAGGGCTTATATCAAAGTCTGATGTGGAAAGTTAAGGGTAATgagaatattaataattatcTCATTAAGTCTATCGTCTTGATGCAGGTTTAGTGAAACTGCGCCTTTGAAATTGTCAAACATGCTGCAGGGCATGTCAGGGTGTTTAAAACCTGACAGGCATAAGATAGAAGAATGAGATTATTTctcatgaaagatcagaattgtgTGTGTTCCCAGAGTCATGGGAGTCTTCCCTGTTCACCTTTCTCTGCATTTATCACTGTTGATTCAGTGCTGAGAGCCCCTCTTTACCCCATTCATGGGAACTAAATAATGGCACATAGTGGTTTCCACATGTCAAGTGATTAGTGAAGTATTTGTTTGCACTAtacttttcctgttaaaaaCTTTCTTTATTTGAGGTTTGAAAACAGCAACACACCAACCGCATACAGTATTACCATGAATTCTCCATTAGAGCAGGGCGTGTAACTTGTCTGTCTGGGAACATAACAGTAGGTTTTAATAGCTTACAATATTTTTCAAACTGAAACGAAaccaaataaaaaggaaaactttAAGACAAATAAGATATTGTACAGCAAACCCTCTTTTGTTGGACTAAAACATGTCTTAAAGGTGGTGTCCCTCTGAAGTCCTCACAGGTACTTTGGCATTGTTGTAATCATTATTagaatttttttaaatccacatttttGTAGTTGAATAGATGTACAAttatgtgcatatatatatgtatgtaatatgTAAATGATATAATGTTCAGCCTAAAGTATCGATCTACTTTTAATAAGGATTTAAGCACTTTACCAATCCTGTGTCTAACCTCGTAATCAATGAGAACTAttccacagaacagaaaaatagaGGTTTGAAATCTGACAGTTAATGTTGCCTCTGGACAGACTCACACTCTTATTATCTAAAGTATTAGCCAACACTTCTCTTATTCATAACATCATCTTTTAATTGTCTATATAACGTAATGTGTTTTTGAGAGCAAGCGCAATAAAAAGTAGTTTCTGACTAACAGAGGCTAAATTTGAGCTGCATTTGTATGTGATATAGGCCAGACATAAATAAGATATGGTAACCTAAGCTGCAGAGCCAGAGGGGTGTACACCTGAGCACAGCCATGTTTCCCAGCAGCCACAGGGAGTCTAGTAAAAGTTCACACAATTCTAACTTAAACTCTCTCTCACAGGAGCAAATTCATTGCAAGTATGTATGAAGCACAGCCCCAGCTGGTCTTATCCTGTAGTGTAACTGCATGTACCTATAGAAACTCCATATATAAAATGCCAAGCATATCAAATTGCACAAAACTGTGTGCATGAACAAACAGACCTTTGTTAACTGCAAAGCCAGCCAACCTGCAGC
This region includes:
- the LOC113167880 gene encoding dysbindin-like, with the protein product MSSTGSANHNKRLASETDNSQRVLDNESAQHLKLRDRQRFFEEVYQHDMDNYLPSAHLQIDCRKPPMGSISSMEVNVDVLEQMDLMDVSDQEALDVFLNSGADEGALASPLPDVEDEDEDEEEEDAEVVYRERAPLKRQNEVCRGSKSRMSSSSSGSSDTSGGGADTPVIQSDDEEVHADTLLLTSVPQTRDEETEEEDEEERCLAT